In a genomic window of Mucilaginibacter sp. KACC 22063:
- a CDS encoding four helix bundle protein, producing the protein MIFTNLEVWKEARVLVKLVYTNISTFPREEMFGLQSQIKRSVISIPSNIAEGCGRNSVKDSMQFFYIARGSAFELEAQLYLSNDLGFVTEDQLNIMLKQLELVRKILAGFINFYKTQLPA; encoded by the coding sequence ATGATATTTACAAATCTTGAAGTATGGAAAGAAGCAAGAGTTTTAGTAAAACTTGTTTATACCAACATTTCTACTTTTCCAAGAGAAGAAATGTTTGGCTTACAATCCCAAATTAAGAGATCAGTAATTTCTATACCCTCAAACATTGCGGAAGGCTGTGGAAGAAACTCTGTTAAAGACTCAATGCAGTTCTTCTATATAGCTCGTGGCTCTGCTTTTGAATTAGAGGCTCAATTATATCTTTCAAACGATTTAGGATTCGTTACTGAAGATCAACTAAATATCATGCTTAAACAATTAGAGTTAGTTAGAAAAATATTGGCTGGATTTATTAATTTTTATAAAACTCAACTACCCGCTTAA
- the metF gene encoding methylenetetrahydrofolate reductase [NAD(P)H], which produces MKITEHIANANGKTLFSFELLPPVKGSGIQGIFNSIEPLMEFKPPFIDVTSSREDLVYKEKSNGLLERVVYRKRPGTVAVCAAIMNRFKVDAVPHLICGGFTKEETEYALIDLQFLGIDNVLVLRGDARKTDPGFIPTPGGHMYATDLLKQVTDMNNGVYLHEYHDSSHKTNFCIGVAGYPEKHFESPNLNTDFKHLKKKIDDGANFIVTQMFYDNNKYFDFVNRCRENGINVPIIPGLKPLTTAKQLTVLPKIFHIDIPEDLSNAVSGCKNDKEVKEVGIEFMINQCKELVKFGVPVLHFYTMGNPEPTKRIAQAIF; this is translated from the coding sequence ATGAAGATCACCGAACATATAGCTAACGCCAACGGCAAAACACTTTTTTCTTTTGAACTGCTGCCTCCTGTAAAAGGGTCAGGTATACAAGGCATATTTAATTCTATTGAACCTTTAATGGAGTTTAAACCGCCGTTTATAGACGTTACCTCATCCCGTGAAGATCTGGTTTACAAAGAGAAATCTAATGGCTTGCTGGAGCGTGTGGTTTATCGCAAGCGCCCCGGCACGGTAGCTGTCTGTGCTGCTATTATGAACCGGTTTAAGGTAGATGCCGTACCGCATCTTATTTGCGGTGGTTTCACAAAGGAAGAGACAGAATACGCGCTGATCGACCTACAATTTTTAGGTATAGACAATGTGTTGGTGCTACGCGGCGATGCACGCAAAACCGATCCGGGATTTATTCCAACACCCGGCGGACACATGTATGCAACCGATCTGCTTAAACAGGTTACCGACATGAACAATGGGGTTTACCTGCATGAATATCATGACAGCTCGCATAAAACCAATTTCTGCATTGGTGTAGCCGGTTACCCAGAAAAGCATTTTGAGTCGCCAAACCTGAACACTGATTTTAAACATCTGAAGAAAAAGATAGACGATGGCGCTAATTTCATTGTAACTCAGATGTTCTATGATAATAACAAGTACTTCGACTTTGTAAACAGGTGCCGCGAAAACGGTATTAATGTCCCGATTATTCCAGGCTTAAAACCGTTGACGACTGCCAAGCAGCTTACCGTTCTGCCCAAGATATTCCATATCGATATTCCGGAAGATTTGAGCAATGCCGTTTCTGGCTGCAAAAACGATAAAGAGGTAAAAGAAGTAGGCATCGAATTTATGATCAACCAATGCAAAGAGCTGGTTAAGTTTGGTGTACCTGTGCTACATTTTTATACCATGGGCAACCCCGAGCCAACAAAACGTATTGCACAAGCTATTTTTTAG
- a CDS encoding HAD family hydrolase produces the protein MTTTIIFDLGAVLIDWNPVYLYRKLFDDETQMQHFLANITTSDWNEEQDAGRSLHDGTELLISRYPEHEDNIRAFYGRWEEMLGGPIDATVEIFRKLKESGQYKIYALTNWSAETFGIARERYDFLNWFDGIVMSGEEKMRKPFSAFYQILLDRYQVNPSEALFIDDNARNVAAAIKMGIPSIHFTTPEALKEELTSYGIAV, from the coding sequence CCCGGTTTATTTATACAGGAAACTGTTTGACGACGAAACACAGATGCAACACTTTCTAGCCAATATCACCACTTCAGATTGGAACGAAGAGCAGGATGCGGGGCGTAGCCTGCATGATGGTACAGAATTGCTGATTAGTCGTTACCCGGAGCATGAGGACAACATCCGTGCTTTTTATGGCCGCTGGGAAGAAATGCTTGGCGGGCCTATTGATGCTACGGTAGAAATATTTCGCAAGCTGAAAGAAAGTGGTCAATACAAAATATATGCCCTTACCAACTGGTCGGCAGAAACATTTGGAATAGCCAGGGAGCGGTATGATTTCCTGAACTGGTTTGACGGTATCGTCATGTCTGGCGAAGAAAAGATGCGTAAACCGTTTTCTGCTTTTTACCAGATATTATTAGACCGGTACCAGGTTAATCCTTCAGAAGCATTATTCATTGACGATAACGCACGTAATGTAGCAGCTGCCATAAAGATGGGTATACCAAGCATTCATTTTACCACACCTGAAGCATTAAAAGAAGAGCTTACATCATACGGCATAGCCGTATAA